CGGCGCAGGAGGGGACCATGCCGGGCGGCGGCGGGACCGGGTAGAGGTCGCGGTAGTTGGGCCCGTGCTCGTTCCAGAAGACCGAGACCTGGCCGTCGAAGCGGTAGATGGAGCCCCACACGTACGGCTTGCCCAGCAGCACCGCGGCGTCGTTGACCAGGTAGCGGGTCGCGAAGTTGTCCGTGCCGTCGACGATGAGGTCGTAGTCGGCGAAGATCTCCAGGACGTTCTCGCTGTCCAGCCGGGTCTCGTGCAGCCGGACGTCGACGTAGGGGTTGATCTCCTTGATGGAGTCCCGGGCGCTCTCGGCCTTGGAGCGGCCCACGTCGGACTGGCCGTGGATGATCTGGCGCTGCAGGTTGGACTCGTCGACGGTGTCGAACTCGACGATGCCCAGCGTGCCCACACCGGCTGCGGCGAGGTACATCAGCACCGGGGAGCCGAGGCCACCGGCGCCGACGGCCAGCACCTTGGCGTTCTTGAGCCGCTTCTGCCCGTCCATCCCGACGTCGGGGATGATCAGGTGGCGGCTGTAGCGGCGGACCTCGTCGATCGACAGGTCGTCGGCGGGCTCCACCAGGGGTGGCAACGACACGGGTGCTCCTTCGCGGCTGCGGGATCAGGGCGCGACGGCTACGGAGCCGTCGTCCTGGACTGCGCAACAGCGTGGCACGCAGCCGTAATCCCACGACCCGCCCGCCGTCCCGCACAGCGGGAAACCGCTGCTAGGGGTAGGGCCAGGCGTTCTTGGCGCAGCCCTGCAGGCCGAGCGTCTGCTGCTGCATGACCGGCGCCAGCTCCCCGGGACCGGGGCAGTCCTGGTGGCCGTTGCCCAGCGCGTGGCCGACCTCGTGGTTGACCACGTAGAGCCGGTAGGTGGCGATGTCGCCGGCGTAGTCGGGGACGGCGGTCTCCCAGCGGGCGAGGTTGATGACCGCCCGCTCTCCGTACCGGCACGACGTGTAGCCGCCGGTGCCCACGCCGGGGCAGTAGGTCTCCATGTTGCCGGGGCTCACCAGGCTGACCCGGAAGTCGTAGTCGCCGGCGGCGGTCTCGGCGGCACCGACCCGCTGGAAGGACATCTGCCCGCCGGCCCCCCACGAGCGGGGATCGCCGAGCGTGCTCTCGACGGCGGCGGCGAACTGGGCGCCGTCGACGCCGATGCCGTCCTCCACCTCGACGACGAAGCGCTGGAGCGGGCCGCTGCCGTACACCGGTGAGCTGCCGTCGACCACGGTGAGGGTGCCGGCTCCCTGCTCGACGTAGCTGGTGACGGCGGGCGCCGTCGGCGTCTGCGCGGGCGCGCCCTCGCCCTGGGCCGGGGCGGTGGGCGACGGCTCGGCGGTGGCCAGGGGCGGGGCGGCGACGCTGCTG
The Modestobacter versicolor genome window above contains:
- the moeZ gene encoding adenylyltransferase/sulfurtransferase MoeZ, which translates into the protein MSLPPLVEPADDLSIDEVRRYSRHLIIPDVGMDGQKRLKNAKVLAVGAGGLGSPVLMYLAAAGVGTLGIVEFDTVDESNLQRQIIHGQSDVGRSKAESARDSIKEINPYVDVRLHETRLDSENVLEIFADYDLIVDGTDNFATRYLVNDAAVLLGKPYVWGSIYRFDGQVSVFWNEHGPNYRDLYPVPPPPGMVPSCAEGGVLGVLCATIGAIQATEAVKLITGIGETLLGRLMVYDALEMTFRTIKVRKDPEGEPITGLIDYEAFCGVVSDEAQQAAAGSTITVDELKDMMDAGKDFELIDVREPNEYEIVSIPGAKLIPKDEILSGRALSQLPNDKPIVLHCKTGVRSAEALAAVKNAGFRDAVHVQGGVTAWATRIDKALPTY
- a CDS encoding DUF3152 domain-containing protein; amino-acid sequence: MTGPGTRAAREGQRPEAPGQRRPGVPGQRGDERLHRAAMPDRPPAGRAAGGVAPRQVPGPRTSSGPLVARRDPVVRARHSAAPRGSWLRRFVRRHGWRAYAIPLLTVVTLVTLVDVATSATDGRAGSEPAAAAGSSSVAAPPLATAEPSPTAPAQGEGAPAQTPTAPAVTSYVEQGAGTLTVVDGSSPVYGSGPLQRFVVEVEDGIGVDGAQFAAAVESTLGDPRSWGAGGQMSFQRVGAAETAAGDYDFRVSLVSPGNMETYCPGVGTGGYTSCRYGERAVINLARWETAVPDYAGDIATYRLYVVNHEVGHALGNGHQDCPGPGELAPVMQQQTLGLQGCAKNAWPYP